From the genome of Haloterrigena sp. KLK7, one region includes:
- the hisS gene encoding histidine--tRNA ligase — protein MYDHLKGFRDFYPAEMGARREVIDSLEAAARRYGFREVGTPALERTQMYVDKSGEEIVEELYAFEDKGGREVALTPELTPTVARMVVAKQQELSKPIKWVSTRPFWRYEQVQQGRFREFYQTNVDIFGSSEPEADAEILAFAADALTDLGLTGEEFEFRVSHRDILGGLFESFDADVDTDAAIRAVDKSEKIGHNEYHDLLVEAGLSYDQAAEFDDLLAVGEDDLDELVEFAGTDRVEEAVTNLQNVLEAAADFGAREYCTLSLETARGLDYYTGVVFECFDSTGEVSRSVFGGGRYDDLIESFGGQPTPAVGVAPGLAPLSLLLQRADVWPDEEFTTDYYVLQIGDTRSEAARIVRDLRERGHVVETDVADRSFGSQLNYADSINAETVVVAGEQDLANDEVTIKDMESGDQTQAPVDEFPGDRERPTYDDFA, from the coding sequence ATGTACGACCACCTCAAGGGATTTCGCGATTTCTATCCCGCCGAGATGGGGGCGCGCCGAGAGGTTATCGACAGCCTGGAGGCCGCGGCGCGACGGTACGGCTTCCGGGAGGTCGGAACCCCCGCGCTCGAGCGCACCCAGATGTACGTGGACAAGAGCGGCGAGGAGATCGTCGAGGAGCTCTACGCGTTCGAGGACAAGGGCGGCCGCGAGGTCGCGCTGACGCCCGAGCTGACGCCGACCGTCGCGCGGATGGTCGTCGCCAAACAGCAGGAGCTCTCGAAGCCGATCAAGTGGGTCTCGACGCGGCCGTTCTGGCGCTACGAGCAGGTTCAGCAGGGCCGGTTCCGCGAGTTCTACCAGACCAACGTCGACATCTTCGGCTCCTCGGAGCCCGAGGCCGACGCCGAGATTCTCGCGTTCGCCGCCGACGCGCTGACTGACCTCGGCCTCACGGGCGAGGAGTTCGAGTTCCGCGTCTCCCACCGCGACATCCTCGGCGGGCTCTTCGAGTCGTTCGACGCCGACGTGGACACGGACGCGGCCATCCGCGCCGTCGACAAGTCCGAGAAGATCGGCCACAACGAGTACCACGACCTGCTCGTCGAGGCCGGCCTCAGCTACGATCAGGCCGCCGAGTTCGACGACCTGCTCGCGGTCGGCGAGGACGATCTCGACGAACTCGTCGAATTCGCCGGTACGGACCGCGTCGAGGAAGCGGTCACGAACCTCCAGAACGTGCTCGAGGCCGCGGCCGACTTCGGCGCCCGCGAGTACTGTACGCTCTCGCTGGAGACCGCCCGCGGACTCGATTACTACACCGGCGTCGTCTTCGAGTGCTTCGACTCGACCGGCGAGGTCTCCCGGTCGGTCTTCGGCGGCGGCCGCTACGACGACCTGATCGAGAGCTTCGGCGGCCAGCCGACGCCCGCCGTTGGCGTCGCGCCCGGACTCGCGCCGCTGTCGCTGCTCCTCCAGCGGGCGGACGTCTGGCCGGACGAGGAGTTCACGACCGACTACTACGTCCTCCAGATCGGCGACACGCGATCCGAGGCCGCCCGGATCGTCCGCGACCTCCGCGAACGAGGCCACGTCGTCGAGACCGACGTCGCGGATCGCTCCTTCGGGTCGCAGTTGAACTACGCCGACTCGATCAACGCCGAGACCGTCGTCGTCGCCGGCGAGCAGGACCTCGCGAACGACGAGGTGACGATCAAGGACATGGAATCGGGCGACCAGACGCAGGCGCCGGTCGACGAGTTCCCCGGCGACAGGGAGCGGCCGACGTACGACGACTTCGCGTAA
- a CDS encoding HAMP domain-containing sensor histidine kinase — protein MQRLDEDDWVADVGEQLPVSPLSVLGLVLAATIGVRIAGETLSTKTLLESVFPFAIATAVVLADRFLVAQDVSVRDRLTVFAYGLGGFLAAFIVAALHLYIAYLDGLGARSPLYLLLMSGTMGVGAGTVAGIYDIKQRAATREARRQSERLEEFASVVSHDLRNPLSVARGRLDAAFRTGEAKHLKEVDAAMTRMDELIEESLSVARSGTQVEETYEVPLSELAGDAWSSTATGNASYEVVDHRTLQVDPLRAKQLFENLFRNAVEHGSTSPASQAQQDSLEHGRDDVTIRVGPCSGGFFVEDDGPGIPEGERERILEQGYSTSEEGSGLGLAIVRAIADAHGWSVTVTESETGGARFEFTR, from the coding sequence GTGCAACGGCTCGACGAGGACGACTGGGTCGCCGACGTCGGCGAACAGCTTCCGGTCTCGCCGCTGTCGGTCCTCGGTCTCGTTCTCGCCGCCACCATCGGCGTTCGGATCGCCGGCGAGACCCTCTCGACGAAGACGCTCCTCGAGAGCGTCTTCCCGTTCGCGATCGCGACGGCGGTCGTCCTCGCCGATCGGTTCCTCGTCGCGCAGGACGTCTCGGTGCGGGACAGACTCACCGTCTTCGCGTACGGTCTCGGCGGCTTTCTCGCCGCGTTCATCGTCGCGGCGCTCCACCTCTATATCGCCTATCTCGACGGACTCGGCGCTCGGTCGCCGCTGTACCTGCTGTTGATGAGCGGGACGATGGGCGTCGGTGCCGGCACCGTCGCCGGAATCTACGACATCAAACAGCGGGCCGCGACCCGCGAGGCCCGCCGGCAGAGCGAGCGCTTAGAGGAGTTCGCGAGCGTCGTCAGCCACGACCTGCGGAATCCGCTCAGCGTCGCGCGCGGTCGCCTCGATGCGGCGTTCCGGACGGGTGAGGCGAAACACCTCAAAGAGGTCGACGCCGCCATGACGCGGATGGACGAGCTGATCGAGGAGTCGCTGTCGGTCGCCCGCAGCGGGACGCAGGTCGAGGAGACCTACGAGGTGCCGCTTTCCGAACTCGCCGGCGACGCGTGGTCGTCGACGGCCACCGGCAATGCGAGTTACGAGGTCGTCGATCACCGAACGCTGCAGGTCGATCCCCTCCGGGCGAAACAGCTCTTCGAGAACCTCTTCCGGAACGCCGTCGAACACGGTTCGACGAGCCCTGCTTCGCAGGCTCAGCAGGATTCGCTCGAGCACGGCCGGGACGACGTCACCATCCGCGTCGGTCCCTGCTCGGGGGGATTTTTCGTCGAAGACGACGGCCCCGGGATTCCCGAGGGCGAACGCGAGCGGATTCTGGAGCAGGGGTACTCGACGTCCGAGGAGGGGTCCGGACTCGGGCTCGCGATCGTCCGGGCCATCGCGGACGCCCACGGCTGGTCCGTGACGGTCACCGAAAGTGAGACCGGCGGTGCGCGGTTCGAGTTCACTCGCTAG
- a CDS encoding asparagine synthase-related protein — protein MELGLLYSGGKDSTLAALLLEEFYDVTLVTAHFGISDDWKHARETADAAGFDFERLQLDPDVAREAAAQIREDGFPRNGIQQLHQQVLERLAEREYDAIADGTRRDDRVPTISRAQAQSLEDRHGVDYIAPLSGFGRTAVDRLVEARLEVTVGPSEEIDRADYEAELRTIIADEGGREAVDDCFPDHTQTYVTGVRRE, from the coding sequence ATGGAGCTGGGACTGCTCTACAGCGGCGGCAAGGACTCGACGCTCGCGGCCCTTCTCCTCGAGGAGTTCTACGACGTCACGCTGGTGACGGCCCACTTCGGCATCAGCGACGACTGGAAACACGCCCGCGAGACGGCCGACGCCGCCGGTTTCGACTTCGAACGGCTCCAGCTGGACCCCGACGTCGCCCGCGAGGCCGCCGCGCAGATCCGCGAGGACGGCTTCCCGCGGAACGGCATCCAGCAGCTCCACCAGCAGGTCCTCGAGCGACTGGCCGAGCGCGAGTACGACGCCATCGCCGACGGCACGCGACGCGACGACCGCGTGCCGACGATCTCTCGGGCCCAGGCACAGAGCTTAGAGGACCGCCACGGCGTCGACTACATCGCGCCGCTGTCGGGCTTCGGCCGCACCGCCGTCGATCGGCTGGTCGAGGCGCGACTCGAGGTGACCGTCGGGCCGAGCGAGGAGATCGATCGGGCCGACTACGAGGCGGAACTCCGGACGATCATCGCCGACGAGGGCGGCCGCGAGGCCGTCGACGACTGCTTCCCCGATCACACGCAGACGTACGTGACGGGCGTTCGGCGGGAATAG
- a CDS encoding DNA-binding protein, with the protein MSDAPDEEKLEELRQKKMEQLQEQAENQQGGSQEAAQQQAEAQKKAVLRQHLTDDARKRLNTVKMSKPQFGEQVERQVISLARSGRMQGKIDDEKMKQLLQELKPDSQSFDIKRR; encoded by the coding sequence ATGAGCGACGCACCCGACGAGGAGAAACTCGAAGAGCTGCGACAGAAGAAAATGGAGCAGTTGCAGGAGCAAGCCGAGAACCAGCAGGGCGGTTCGCAGGAGGCCGCCCAGCAGCAGGCCGAGGCCCAGAAGAAGGCCGTCCTCCGCCAGCACCTGACCGACGACGCCCGCAAGCGGCTCAACACGGTCAAGATGAGCAAGCCGCAGTTCGGCGAGCAGGTCGAACGGCAGGTCATCAGCCTGGCCCGCAGCGGCCGCATGCAGGGGAAGATCGACGACGAGAAGATGAAACAGCTCCTCCAGGAGCTGAAACCCGACTCCCAGAGCTTCGACATCAAGCGGCGCTGA
- a CDS encoding 30S ribosomal protein S19e has product MATMYDVPADDLIEALADDLEERLDEPDWGKFAKSGVDRELPPEQEDFWATRAASLLRKVSDRGPVGVERLSTEYGGAKGGSNRYQVAPDKRTDGSKNLIRTILQQLEEEDLVETAEGEGRRITPEGQSLLDDTAGEVLEELDRPELERYA; this is encoded by the coding sequence ATGGCTACGATGTACGACGTTCCGGCGGACGACCTCATCGAGGCGCTCGCCGACGATCTCGAGGAACGGCTCGACGAACCCGACTGGGGCAAGTTCGCGAAGAGTGGCGTGGACCGCGAACTCCCGCCCGAACAGGAGGACTTCTGGGCGACCCGCGCCGCGAGCCTCCTGCGTAAGGTCTCCGACCGCGGCCCCGTCGGCGTCGAGCGACTCTCGACGGAGTACGGCGGCGCGAAGGGCGGTTCGAACCGCTACCAGGTCGCCCCCGACAAGCGCACCGACGGCTCGAAGAACCTGATCCGAACGATCCTCCAGCAGCTCGAGGAGGAAGACCTCGTCGAGACCGCCGAGGGCGAGGGTCGCCGCATCACTCCCGAGGGACAGAGCCTCCTCGACGACACCGCCGGCGAGGTTCTCGAAGAGCTCGACCGTCCGGAACTCGAGCGCTACGCGTAA
- the thiL gene encoding thiamine-phosphate kinase has protein sequence MDERAALSLLEGELEAAGDDAAVVDELVITTDMLHERTDFPTGTTRYTAGWRAVGASLSDVAAMGADATAAVAAYAAPEFDRDELLAFVRGARDVCDRIDATYVGGDLDGHSEFTVSTTAVGRSDDPVRRSGAEPGDLLCVTGTLGRSAAGLELFERGARDESEDATERANDLFRFEPRVAAGAALAPHATAMMDSSDGLARSLHQLAEASDCGFAVESASVPVAEALREVADDGADGETALERAITFGEDFELVATLPESALETVRAAIDVDLSVIGSATEPVEEITLDGEQLADRGYTHGK, from the coding sequence ATGGACGAACGCGCCGCCCTGTCGCTGCTGGAGGGCGAACTCGAGGCCGCCGGTGACGACGCGGCCGTCGTCGACGAGTTGGTCATCACGACGGACATGCTCCACGAACGGACGGACTTCCCGACGGGGACGACCCGCTATACGGCGGGCTGGCGAGCGGTCGGCGCGTCGCTGTCCGACGTCGCCGCGATGGGCGCCGACGCCACCGCCGCGGTCGCGGCCTACGCGGCCCCCGAATTCGACCGCGACGAACTGCTGGCGTTCGTTCGCGGCGCACGCGACGTCTGCGACCGCATCGACGCCACGTACGTCGGCGGCGACCTCGACGGCCACTCCGAGTTCACCGTCTCGACGACCGCGGTCGGCCGGAGCGACGACCCCGTTCGCCGCAGCGGCGCCGAACCCGGCGACCTGCTCTGTGTCACCGGGACGCTGGGCCGCAGCGCGGCCGGCCTCGAGCTGTTCGAACGCGGCGCTCGAGACGAGAGCGAGGACGCGACCGAACGAGCCAACGACCTGTTTCGCTTCGAACCGCGAGTCGCTGCCGGCGCGGCGCTCGCGCCCCACGCGACGGCGATGATGGACTCGAGCGACGGGCTCGCCCGCTCGCTCCACCAGCTCGCCGAGGCCAGCGACTGCGGTTTCGCGGTCGAATCGGCGTCGGTCCCGGTCGCCGAGGCGCTTCGCGAGGTGGCCGACGACGGCGCCGACGGCGAGACGGCCCTCGAGCGCGCGATCACCTTCGGCGAGGACTTCGAGCTCGTCGCGACGCTTCCGGAGTCGGCGCTCGAGACGGTGCGAGCGGCGATCGACGTCGACCTCTCGGTGATCGGGTCGGCCACCGAGCCCGTCGAGGAGATCACGCTGGACGGCGAGCAACTCGCGGATCGCGGCTATACGCACGGCAAGTAG
- a CDS encoding site-2 protease family protein yields MDDADVPGFGPSIDDDHPGDGPPLERIESVFRVYEMRAEGEQLVYYGDPRVHPERAMEELWPAFREAGYDPQLTTRHGEYVLVAEPISVGIDGIPWTNIALLCATILSTLFAGANWYHIDPFANPEAIWHAWPFTVAILGVLGIHEMGHYVLSRYHNVDASLPYFIPVPTLIGTMGAVIRMKGRIPNRKALFDIGVAGPLAGLVATVAVTIIGLHLPPVTAPQSVVTDPNAIELRLGYPPLLELLAAAFDRPLYRGDPAMSVNPVVIGAWVGMFVTFLNLIPVGQLDGGHILRAMVGDLHETISALVPGALFALAGYLYYIGDHGVQAVFVWLLWGFLTTLLASAGAAHPVTDDRLGTGRQVLGVVTFGLGLLCFMPVPLEVVQ; encoded by the coding sequence ATGGACGACGCCGACGTACCCGGGTTCGGTCCGTCGATCGACGACGACCACCCCGGGGACGGCCCGCCGCTCGAGCGCATCGAGTCGGTCTTTCGGGTCTACGAGATGCGGGCCGAGGGCGAACAACTGGTGTACTACGGCGATCCGCGTGTCCACCCCGAACGAGCGATGGAGGAGCTGTGGCCCGCGTTCCGCGAAGCCGGATACGACCCCCAGCTGACCACGCGCCACGGCGAGTACGTCCTCGTCGCCGAGCCGATTAGCGTCGGGATCGACGGGATCCCGTGGACGAACATCGCGCTGCTGTGTGCGACGATCCTGTCGACGCTGTTCGCCGGCGCGAACTGGTACCATATCGATCCGTTCGCCAACCCGGAAGCGATCTGGCACGCGTGGCCGTTCACCGTCGCGATCCTCGGCGTCCTCGGGATCCACGAGATGGGCCACTACGTGTTGAGTCGGTACCACAACGTCGACGCCTCGCTGCCCTACTTCATCCCCGTCCCGACGCTCATCGGGACGATGGGCGCCGTCATCCGGATGAAAGGCCGGATTCCGAACCGGAAGGCCCTGTTCGACATCGGCGTCGCCGGTCCGCTGGCCGGACTGGTCGCGACCGTCGCCGTCACGATCATCGGCCTCCATCTGCCGCCGGTGACCGCGCCGCAGTCGGTCGTCACCGATCCGAACGCCATCGAACTGCGGCTCGGCTATCCGCCGTTGCTCGAGTTGCTGGCGGCGGCGTTCGACCGCCCGCTGTACCGAGGCGATCCGGCGATGTCGGTCAATCCGGTCGTCATCGGCGCCTGGGTCGGCATGTTCGTCACCTTCCTCAACCTGATTCCCGTCGGCCAGCTCGACGGCGGTCACATCCTCCGGGCGATGGTCGGCGACCTCCACGAGACGATCAGCGCGCTCGTTCCCGGCGCGCTGTTCGCCCTCGCGGGCTACCTCTACTACATCGGCGACCACGGCGTGCAGGCGGTGTTCGTCTGGCTCCTCTGGGGGTTCCTGACCACGCTCCTCGCGTCGGCGGGCGCGGCGCATCCGGTCACCGACGACCGACTCGGAACCGGTCGACAGGTGCTGGGCGTCGTCACGTTCGGGCTCGGGCTCCTCTGTTTCATGCCGGTCCCGCTCGAGGTCGTCCAGTAG
- a CDS encoding molybdopterin synthase, with translation MHVLGICDRGADRDAVERVCDRLVDRLEREGRVGVVRYDATIADGTAVHDSTTVGGDVSYELGADGDWAASGTGLGVGDALDRLATGCAYAVVVGVEDLRHPTVVVGTDDADGEGNVIAAVDEPGDLDPDAVAAELESREPHETLHSLVDRVKRSSKADQAGAIATFTGRVRAKDDADDARTQYLEFEKYEGVADERMAALEADLEARDGVLEVELYHRTGVVEDGEDIVFVVVLAGHREEAFRTVEDGIDRLKDEVPLFKKEVTVEDEFWVHERS, from the coding sequence ATGCACGTACTCGGCATCTGCGACCGCGGCGCGGACCGCGACGCCGTCGAGCGGGTCTGTGACCGCCTCGTCGATCGGCTCGAGCGCGAGGGGCGGGTCGGCGTCGTCAGGTACGACGCGACGATCGCGGACGGAACGGCCGTCCACGACTCGACGACGGTCGGCGGCGACGTCAGCTACGAGCTGGGCGCCGACGGCGACTGGGCCGCCTCGGGGACGGGACTGGGCGTCGGCGACGCCCTGGATCGGCTGGCGACCGGCTGCGCGTACGCCGTCGTCGTCGGGGTCGAGGACCTCCGTCATCCGACGGTCGTCGTCGGGACGGACGACGCGGACGGCGAGGGGAACGTCATCGCGGCCGTCGACGAGCCCGGCGATCTCGATCCCGACGCCGTCGCGGCCGAACTCGAGTCGCGCGAGCCCCACGAGACCCTCCACTCGCTGGTCGATCGCGTCAAACGCTCGTCCAAGGCCGATCAGGCAGGGGCGATCGCGACCTTTACTGGCCGCGTCCGCGCGAAAGATGACGCGGACGACGCGCGCACCCAGTACCTCGAGTTCGAGAAGTACGAGGGCGTCGCCGACGAGCGCATGGCCGCTCTGGAGGCGGATCTCGAGGCGCGCGACGGCGTCCTCGAGGTCGAACTCTACCACCGGACCGGCGTCGTCGAGGACGGCGAGGACATCGTCTTCGTCGTCGTCCTCGCCGGACACCGCGAGGAGGCGTTTCGAACCGTCGAGGACGGCATCGATCGGTTGAAAGACGAGGTCCCGCTGTTCAAGAAGGAAGTGACGGTCGAGGACGAGTTCTGGGTGCACGAGCGAAGCTAG
- a CDS encoding CapA family protein, producing MTRRIGFTGDVMLGRLVDDRQRERSVDAVWGTVLERLRGLDALVINLECVLSTRGREWRRTHRPFHFRADPDWAIPALERAGVDVCALANNHVLDYEAVALRDTLEGLDEAGIARTGAGETIDESLEPAVVTVDGGARGGTGDELELAVVAFTDNTPEYAADEESPGTAWIDIDTDDAEAKRRVREALSRARESDPDLLVASLHWGPNMVTEPPESFREFGRWLIEDGVDVVHGHSAHVFQGIEVHDGRPIMYDTGDFVDDYAVDDELRNDRGFLFELDVTADGVPTELRLRPTEIDGCAVHEAGPAAAEWARDRMRELSAPLGTEFERDGEALVLSLES from the coding sequence ATGACCCGTCGAATCGGCTTCACCGGCGACGTCATGCTCGGCCGACTGGTCGACGATCGCCAGCGCGAGCGGTCGGTCGACGCGGTCTGGGGCACCGTCCTCGAGCGACTCCGCGGACTCGACGCGCTCGTGATCAACCTCGAGTGCGTTCTCTCGACGCGCGGCCGCGAGTGGCGGCGGACCCACCGGCCGTTTCACTTCCGCGCGGACCCCGACTGGGCGATCCCGGCGCTCGAGCGGGCCGGCGTCGACGTCTGTGCGCTCGCGAACAACCACGTGCTGGACTACGAGGCGGTGGCCCTGCGCGACACGCTCGAGGGCCTCGACGAGGCGGGAATCGCGCGCACCGGTGCGGGGGAGACGATCGACGAGTCGCTCGAGCCGGCGGTCGTGACGGTCGACGGCGGCGCGAGAGGGGGGACTGGCGACGAGCTCGAGCTGGCCGTCGTCGCGTTTACCGACAACACGCCGGAGTACGCGGCCGACGAGGAGTCACCGGGGACCGCGTGGATCGATATCGATACCGACGACGCGGAGGCGAAACGACGGGTTCGCGAGGCGCTCTCTCGCGCACGCGAATCGGATCCCGATCTACTGGTCGCGTCGCTGCACTGGGGACCGAACATGGTCACCGAACCGCCCGAGTCGTTCCGGGAGTTCGGCCGCTGGCTGATCGAGGACGGCGTCGACGTCGTGCACGGCCACAGCGCACACGTCTTCCAGGGAATCGAAGTCCACGACGGCCGCCCGATCATGTACGATACGGGCGATTTCGTCGACGACTACGCGGTCGACGACGAGCTGCGCAACGATCGGGGATTCCTGTTCGAACTCGACGTGACCGCGGACGGGGTTCCGACCGAACTACGGCTTCGTCCGACGGAGATCGACGGCTGTGCGGTTCACGAAGCCGGACCCGCGGCCGCCGAGTGGGCCCGCGACCGAATGCGCGAGCTGTCGGCCCCCCTCGGGACCGAGTTCGAGCGCGACGGGGAGGCGCTGGTGCTATCGCTCGAGTCGTAG
- the pyrH gene encoding UMP kinase encodes MKVVVSIGGSVLVPEPGADRVAEHAAVIEDLIAEGCRIGAVVGGGGVAREYISAARDLGANEIELDQLGIDVTRLNARLLIAALSEESVTAPALDYEEASEALRRDDICIMGGVAPAQTTDAVGAALAEYIDADLLVYATSVPGVYSADPNEDDDATKYDRLSAADLVDAIAGLEMNAGASAPVDLLAAKIIERSGMRTIVLDGTDPDRIARAIRHGDHEGTDIVPEGAGAEPTYWAADEQ; translated from the coding sequence ATGAAAGTGGTCGTCTCTATCGGCGGAAGCGTGCTCGTGCCCGAGCCGGGCGCGGATCGGGTCGCCGAGCACGCCGCCGTCATCGAAGACCTCATCGCGGAGGGCTGTCGGATCGGGGCCGTCGTCGGGGGTGGCGGCGTCGCTCGCGAGTACATCTCGGCCGCCCGCGACCTCGGGGCCAACGAGATCGAACTCGACCAGCTCGGAATCGACGTCACCCGGTTGAACGCCCGCTTGCTCATCGCCGCGCTGAGCGAGGAGTCCGTGACCGCGCCGGCGCTCGATTACGAGGAGGCGAGCGAGGCGCTGCGCCGCGACGACATCTGTATCATGGGCGGCGTCGCGCCGGCCCAGACCACCGACGCCGTCGGGGCCGCCCTCGCGGAGTACATCGACGCCGATCTCCTGGTCTACGCGACGAGCGTTCCCGGCGTCTACAGCGCCGATCCCAACGAGGACGACGACGCGACCAAGTACGACCGCCTCTCCGCCGCGGACCTGGTCGACGCCATCGCCGGCCTCGAGATGAACGCCGGCGCGTCGGCGCCGGTCGATCTGCTGGCTGCGAAGATCATCGAGCGCTCCGGCATGCGAACGATCGTCCTCGACGGAACGGATCCCGATCGGATCGCGCGGGCGATCCGTCACGGCGATCACGAGGGGACGGACATCGTTCCCGAGGGTGCCGGCGCGGAACCGACCTACTGGGCCGCCGACGAGCAATGA
- the lysS gene encoding lysine--tRNA ligase, which yields MSDERPYTLQRDLEEDERHAFWADIVADQVESRNPEEPIVVKGGISPSGVPHLGNVNEIMRGYYVAEVLRERGHEVRQVFTADDRDPLRKLPRTLCDLEGNLVDLGEVDAGALGRNLGAPYTDIPDPFGCCDSYGDHFSTIIQDSADAVGVPIDLVSNTEMYENGDLEDVTRFVLEHRDRAREVLSEYQDKVDANGDYVPFNPICEECGKITETVTSVDLDAGEAGTVDYECTDMDAGDQTIDGCGHEGTATLREGKLPWRFEWPAQWQVLGVDFEPFGKDHAEGSWPSGQDVARNVLEIEPPVPMVYEWFTLEGEPFSSSEGNVILVSDVLELLEPEVLRYFFAKDPSKARDFSIERLDQLVDEFDRLEAIYFDEIEADEDEEAFAERVYPLVVEEPSEERIRLPYTFAAVLGMTDDPDLREEIARREGHVPDDAPEWAVEDALARVEKARNWARRTENEFDYELKRTEIPDHDFDAATEDALAELADFIEEGHEPDEIQGEIYETARRHDVDVGDFFGAGYRLFFDEDQGPKLGPFLAKVDREFVVARLRRER from the coding sequence ATGAGCGACGAGCGTCCCTACACGCTGCAACGCGACCTCGAGGAGGACGAGCGCCACGCGTTCTGGGCGGATATCGTCGCGGACCAGGTGGAGTCCCGAAATCCCGAGGAGCCGATCGTCGTCAAGGGCGGCATCTCCCCCTCCGGCGTTCCGCACCTCGGGAACGTCAACGAGATCATGCGGGGCTACTACGTCGCCGAAGTCCTCCGCGAGCGGGGCCACGAGGTCCGGCAGGTGTTCACCGCCGACGACCGCGATCCCCTCCGCAAGCTCCCCCGCACCCTCTGTGACCTCGAGGGGAATCTCGTCGATCTCGGCGAGGTCGACGCGGGCGCGCTCGGACGCAACCTCGGCGCCCCGTACACGGACATTCCGGACCCGTTCGGCTGCTGTGACTCCTACGGCGACCACTTCTCGACGATCATCCAGGACAGCGCCGACGCCGTCGGCGTGCCGATCGACCTGGTGTCGAACACGGAGATGTACGAGAACGGCGACCTCGAGGACGTCACTCGCTTCGTCCTCGAGCACCGCGATCGCGCACGCGAGGTCCTCTCCGAATACCAGGACAAGGTCGACGCGAACGGCGATTACGTCCCGTTCAATCCGATCTGCGAGGAGTGCGGTAAGATCACTGAGACAGTCACGAGCGTCGATTTAGACGCCGGCGAGGCCGGCACCGTCGACTACGAGTGTACCGATATGGACGCCGGCGACCAGACGATCGACGGCTGCGGCCACGAGGGCACCGCCACGCTGCGGGAGGGGAAACTCCCGTGGCGCTTCGAGTGGCCCGCCCAGTGGCAGGTGCTGGGCGTCGACTTCGAGCCCTTCGGCAAGGACCACGCCGAGGGCTCCTGGCCCAGCGGCCAGGACGTCGCGCGAAACGTCCTCGAGATCGAACCCCCCGTCCCGATGGTCTACGAGTGGTTCACCCTCGAGGGCGAGCCGTTCTCCTCCTCGGAGGGGAACGTGATCCTCGTCTCGGACGTCCTCGAACTGCTCGAGCCCGAGGTGCTGCGCTACTTCTTCGCGAAGGACCCCTCGAAGGCCCGGGACTTCAGCATCGAGCGCCTCGACCAGCTGGTCGACGAGTTCGACCGCCTCGAGGCGATCTACTTCGACGAGATCGAGGCCGACGAGGACGAGGAGGCGTTCGCGGAGCGGGTCTACCCGCTCGTCGTCGAAGAGCCCAGCGAAGAGCGGATCCGCCTTCCGTACACGTTCGCCGCCGTGCTCGGGATGACCGACGACCCCGACCTGCGCGAGGAGATCGCCCGTCGGGAGGGACACGTTCCCGACGACGCGCCCGAGTGGGCCGTCGAGGACGCCCTCGCGCGGGTCGAGAAGGCCCGCAACTGGGCCCGGCGGACCGAAAACGAGTTCGACTACGAACTCAAGCGCACCGAGATTCCCGACCACGACTTCGACGCCGCGACCGAGGACGCCCTCGCGGAACTCGCCGACTTCATCGAGGAGGGCCACGAGCCCGACGAGATCCAGGGCGAGATCTACGAGACCGCCAGGCGCCACGACGTCGACGTCGGCGACTTCTTCGGGGCCGGCTATCGCCTCTTCTTCGACGAGGACCAGGGACCGAAGCTCGGTCCGTTCCTCGCGAAGGTCGATCGCGAGTTCGTCGTCGCCCGATTGCGCCGGGAACGGTGA